From one Comamonas piscis genomic stretch:
- a CDS encoding DUF6999 family protein gives MTDFRDIPHDERDPNPWLALYLDDSTPLPDHVKAAWLKDSSSRSRQFLLPFIRPIARISIILIQVLKVLLPKRWAHSKLLHRTLAFSMNRFVSPEANWLIMRHFHLGSQILSFIGANAPTPVPTKPLAPMEIDDIKDELFLKHDLNLFNFVIRLNTTLRSHGQHMGPVAEPNFGMLCDPPLELAAMPQGRLNILDLQSAIEIYTPVYQLLLTDNDFWRASNSLQLDETVAIYAAKILSSPEHLVMLNNKHPLVPLSTLRAGHRLVLHGLSTEMLHCLLMRMATGETPLPSREIAKTRQAAGRPAQAS, from the coding sequence ATGACCGACTTCCGCGACATCCCCCACGACGAGCGCGATCCCAACCCCTGGCTGGCGCTCTACCTGGACGACAGCACACCGTTGCCCGACCATGTCAAAGCCGCCTGGCTCAAGGATTCCAGCAGCCGCTCACGCCAGTTTCTACTGCCCTTTATCCGGCCGATTGCGCGCATCAGCATCATCCTGATCCAGGTGCTCAAGGTGCTGCTGCCCAAGCGCTGGGCGCATTCCAAGCTGCTGCACCGCACCCTCGCCTTCAGCATGAACCGCTTTGTCTCGCCCGAGGCGAACTGGCTGATCATGCGCCACTTCCACCTGGGCTCGCAGATCCTCAGCTTTATCGGCGCCAACGCCCCCACCCCCGTGCCCACCAAGCCGCTGGCACCGATGGAGATCGACGACATCAAGGACGAGCTGTTCTTAAAGCACGACCTGAACCTGTTCAACTTTGTCATCCGCCTCAACACCACCTTGCGCAGCCATGGCCAGCACATGGGCCCGGTGGCCGAGCCCAACTTTGGCATGCTCTGCGACCCGCCCTTGGAGCTGGCCGCGATGCCGCAGGGGCGGCTGAACATTCTCGATCTACAAAGCGCCATCGAGATCTACACCCCGGTCTACCAGCTGCTGCTGACCGACAACGACTTCTGGCGCGCCAGCAATTCGCTGCAGCTCGACGAGACCGTCGCCATCTATGCGGCCAAGATCCTGTCCTCGCCCGAGCACCTGGTGATGCTGAACAACAAGCACCCGCTCGTGCCCCTCTCTACCCTGCGCGCTGGCCACCGGCTGGTGCTGCATGGCTTGTCCACCGAGATGCTGCACTGCCTGCTGATGCGCATGGCCACCGGAGAAACCCCGCTGCCCAGCCGCGAAATCGCCAAGACCCGGCAAGCAGCAGGCCGGCCTGCGCAGGCCAGTTGA
- a CDS encoding beta-ketoacyl-ACP synthase III, with protein sequence MPVAYSQVYIESAGHFMPGAPIANDGMDAYVAPLNRLSERIKRRILAENGIQQRHYAIAPDGSTTYSNAQMAKGAIEAALAQAARPLADIGFMASGSSGGDALMPGFASMIQGEMAAPPMELLSVHGVCAASVGALQSAALAVEHGTHGHALAVASEMPSRLFKRSRYAGQDYNTDFDAHFLRWMLSDGAGAVLLGQGAALPQRPDLRLKLRWTHQRSFAGDYPVCMQLGLTHDRQRSHLDFPSWAEAEAAGALSLRQDIRLLPHLFDVCIHEYARIAHQGWLPERGIDHFLCHYSSEKFIPVVDELLNKAQLSIPRERWWSNLAWRGNTGAASIFVMIAEYLQTQHERLKPGDTMLCFVPESGRFTAGYMLLEVEPITPASPAAARASTPAQRATPAAVAAESALIAPPHDPAAAPAGLAPLLTELASIWHDYRSQVWRTPLVHRIHSGQIKQADYVRWMSQWVPQVREGSLWMREGAASLTGAYAELAALMGVHASEEQNDFKILHQDYLNAGGTQTDIQQLRRNPGGEALNSYLHSLAATPNPIGLLGAIYIIEGTGQRIVPSLLPMLRQHLALGPDCFRFLEYHGANDEDHLERWLLAVQMVMALDETGTAAAAIAATARHTAALYLMQFRHILDATATEPAR encoded by the coding sequence ATGCCAGTCGCTTACTCGCAGGTCTATATCGAATCCGCCGGTCACTTCATGCCCGGCGCCCCCATTGCCAATGACGGCATGGATGCCTATGTGGCGCCGCTCAACCGGCTGTCCGAGCGCATCAAGCGCCGCATCCTGGCGGAAAACGGCATCCAGCAGCGCCACTACGCGATTGCGCCCGATGGCAGCACCACCTACAGCAACGCGCAAATGGCCAAGGGCGCTATCGAAGCGGCACTGGCGCAAGCCGCACGGCCCCTCGCCGATATCGGTTTTATGGCCAGTGGCTCATCGGGCGGCGACGCGCTGATGCCCGGTTTTGCCAGCATGATCCAGGGCGAAATGGCCGCCCCGCCGATGGAGCTGCTCAGCGTGCATGGCGTCTGCGCGGCCAGCGTGGGCGCGCTGCAAAGCGCGGCGCTGGCGGTAGAGCATGGCACACATGGTCATGCGCTGGCGGTGGCCAGCGAGATGCCGTCGCGCCTCTTCAAACGCTCACGCTACGCAGGCCAGGACTACAACACCGATTTTGATGCGCACTTTTTACGCTGGATGCTGAGCGATGGCGCCGGCGCCGTGCTGCTGGGCCAAGGCGCCGCCCTGCCCCAGCGCCCCGACCTGCGCCTGAAACTGCGCTGGACGCACCAACGCAGCTTTGCCGGTGACTACCCCGTCTGCATGCAGCTGGGCCTGACGCATGACCGCCAGCGCAGCCATCTGGATTTCCCATCCTGGGCCGAAGCAGAGGCCGCTGGCGCGCTGTCCTTGCGCCAGGACATCCGTCTGCTGCCCCACCTCTTTGATGTCTGCATCCACGAGTACGCCCGTATCGCCCACCAGGGCTGGCTGCCCGAGCGCGGCATCGACCACTTTCTCTGCCATTACTCGTCGGAGAAATTCATTCCCGTCGTCGATGAACTGCTGAACAAGGCCCAGCTGTCGATCCCACGCGAGCGCTGGTGGAGCAACCTGGCCTGGCGCGGCAATACCGGCGCCGCCTCCATTTTTGTGATGATCGCCGAGTACCTGCAGACCCAGCATGAGCGCCTGAAACCCGGCGACACCATGCTCTGCTTTGTGCCCGAATCCGGCCGCTTTACCGCCGGCTATATGCTGCTGGAGGTAGAGCCCATTACGCCCGCCAGCCCGGCAGCAGCCCGCGCCAGCACGCCAGCCCAGCGTGCCACTCCGGCCGCCGTCGCTGCAGAAAGCGCGCTGATTGCCCCGCCCCATGACCCAGCCGCCGCCCCGGCAGGACTGGCGCCGTTGCTGACCGAGCTGGCCAGCATCTGGCATGACTACCGCTCCCAGGTCTGGCGCACGCCGCTGGTCCACCGCATCCACAGCGGCCAGATCAAGCAGGCCGACTATGTGCGCTGGATGAGCCAGTGGGTGCCCCAGGTGCGCGAAGGCAGCCTGTGGATGCGCGAAGGCGCGGCCTCGCTCACAGGGGCCTATGCCGAGCTGGCGGCGCTGATGGGCGTGCATGCCAGCGAGGAGCAGAACGACTTCAAGATCCTGCACCAGGACTACCTCAACGCCGGTGGCACGCAAACCGATATCCAGCAGCTGCGCCGCAACCCCGGCGGCGAGGCGCTCAACAGCTATCTGCACAGCCTGGCGGCCACCCCTAACCCGATTGGGCTCTTGGGCGCCATCTACATCATCGAAGGCACGGGCCAGCGCATTGTGCCCAGCCTGCTGCCCATGCTGCGCCAGCACCTGGCGCTGGGCCCAGATTGCTTCCGTTTTCTGGAATACCACGGTGCCAATGACGAAGACCATCTGGAACGCTGGCTGCTGGCGGTGCAGATGGTCATGGCGCTGGACGAGACCGGCACGGCGGCCGCGGCGATTGCCGCCACTGCACGCCATACCGCTGCGCTCTACCTGATGCAGTTCCGGCACATTCTGGACGCTACGGCCACGGAGCCCGCACGATGA
- a CDS encoding fatty acid desaturase, translating into MTRDASPSLPATASRKLPRLRHWRDWQSLLYMLALPLIAAWQWQHGLVWWLYLLGLFLTLGIGVIHHNHTHLRMWTGPHSRWANRATDYALTLLQGHPTFVFWPAHVGNHHRYKHGEQDIARTYRFGGDTNHLWGYLLHPLQAAWVLYPLFIRWLAGLRQRSPGAFRYCMGQYALWLGSWAGLLALDWKKALVFVILPQLHGLHWLLATNYLQHAHADGRKPKNDTGSGMLNYARNFEGMVNPLLFNIGLHTAHHECPHAHWSTLTGLHANEYRHRVHPVLNEAGLVPYMARVFVGGLVCRSARSRSLMPPMEKK; encoded by the coding sequence ATGACCCGCGACGCCAGCCCATCCCTGCCCGCCACCGCCTCCCGCAAGCTGCCCCGGCTGCGCCATTGGCGCGACTGGCAATCGCTGCTGTACATGCTGGCCCTGCCCTTGATCGCCGCCTGGCAGTGGCAGCACGGCCTGGTCTGGTGGCTGTACCTGCTGGGGCTGTTCCTGACCCTGGGCATCGGCGTCATCCACCACAACCACACCCATCTGCGCATGTGGACGGGGCCGCACAGCCGATGGGCCAACCGGGCCACCGACTATGCGCTGACCCTGCTGCAGGGTCACCCCACCTTTGTGTTCTGGCCCGCCCATGTGGGCAACCACCACCGCTACAAACATGGCGAGCAGGACATCGCCCGCACCTACCGTTTTGGTGGCGACACCAACCACCTCTGGGGCTATCTGCTGCACCCGCTGCAGGCCGCCTGGGTGCTGTACCCGCTGTTCATCCGCTGGTTGGCGGGCCTGCGCCAGCGCAGCCCGGGCGCCTTTCGCTACTGCATGGGCCAGTACGCACTGTGGCTGGGCAGCTGGGCGGGGCTGCTGGCGCTGGATTGGAAAAAGGCGCTGGTCTTTGTCATCCTGCCCCAGCTCCACGGCCTGCACTGGCTGCTGGCCACCAACTACCTGCAGCATGCGCATGCCGACGGCCGCAAGCCTAAAAACGATACCGGCAGTGGCATGCTGAACTACGCGCGCAATTTTGAAGGCATGGTCAACCCCCTGCTCTTTAATATTGGCCTGCACACCGCCCACCATGAGTGCCCGCATGCCCACTGGTCTACTTTGACCGGTTTGCATGCCAACGAATACCGACACCGGGTCCACCCGGTGCTCAATGAGGCAGGCCTGGTGCCCTATATGGCACGGGTCTTTGTGGGAGGGTTGGTTTGCCGATCAGCACGCAGCCGGTCGCTGATGCCACCTATGGAGAAAAAGTAG
- a CDS encoding sterol desaturase family protein has protein sequence MTAAQAFTHLSAWQVMAWGLVFFSALYVAGGLGMTALTGFLQKRGIGRVLDTRPLKPDQLRREWRQSFHSILVFGLGMVVPWGFVQLGWAHFAINSSGWQIALEIWVLLIWNDVHFWINHRLLHTRWFKRFHGDHHRSVVVTPWSTYSFHPIEAMMLGNVILLPMVLHDFSFWSLASVPVFSIFLNAVGHANYDFFPRVGPRHPLAASRRHHLHHARPAGNYGFALAFMDRLMRSEADPLPPRPAPRRPAA, from the coding sequence ATGACGGCAGCCCAAGCCTTCACCCATCTCAGCGCCTGGCAGGTGATGGCTTGGGGCCTGGTGTTTTTCAGCGCGCTGTATGTGGCGGGTGGCCTGGGCATGACGGCCCTCACCGGCTTTCTGCAAAAGCGTGGCATCGGCCGGGTGCTCGATACCCGGCCGCTCAAGCCTGACCAGCTGCGCCGCGAATGGCGCCAGTCCTTCCACTCCATCCTCGTATTTGGCCTGGGCATGGTCGTGCCCTGGGGCTTTGTGCAGCTGGGCTGGGCGCATTTCGCCATCAACTCCAGCGGCTGGCAGATCGCCCTCGAGATCTGGGTGCTGCTGATCTGGAACGATGTGCACTTCTGGATCAACCACCGCCTGTTGCATACGCGCTGGTTCAAGCGCTTCCATGGCGACCACCACCGCTCGGTCGTGGTCACCCCCTGGTCCACCTACAGCTTCCACCCCATCGAGGCGATGATGCTGGGCAATGTGATCCTGCTGCCGATGGTGCTGCATGATTTTTCGTTTTGGTCGCTGGCCTCGGTGCCGGTGTTCAGCATCTTCCTCAACGCCGTGGGCCATGCCAATTACGATTTCTTCCCGCGCGTAGGGCCCCGCCACCCGCTGGCCGCCAGCCGCCGCCACCACCTGCACCATGCGCGGCCTGCCGGCAACTATGGCTTTGCACTGGCCTTTATGGACCGCCTGATGCGCAGCGAAGCCGACCCGCTGCCGCCGCGCCCGGCCCCCCGGCGCCCTGCTGCCTAA
- a CDS encoding Bug family tripartite tricarboxylate transporter substrate binding protein, with product MHFPLSRRCLLAATLATLASTGALAADNWPTKPLHLIVGFPAGSSPDLTARALAEPLEKALGQPIIVENKVGAGGNIAAEYVARATDGYTFSVMINGNMTIAKMLNPSIRYNPLTDLQPVGLIGVAPLVLVAPAKAPEGKAFFEAATQAGNSWSYGSPGVGTIGHLGMELLKSRAKIKPEHIPYPGYPQVFNGIQGGDLQLSMLPPALAMNQIQAGKLRGIGVTSAARSPLAPGLPSLKELGIANYDMEIWNAVAAPKAMPKAHVEKLALAVGEIVRSPEMRQKLALQGWQAVGSSPEGLKNRIDADVKALGTIIEEQNIRAQ from the coding sequence ATGCATTTTCCCCTGTCCCGCCGCTGCCTGTTGGCAGCCACCTTGGCCACCCTCGCCAGCACTGGCGCCTTGGCTGCGGACAACTGGCCGACCAAACCCCTGCACCTGATTGTGGGCTTTCCGGCGGGATCCTCTCCTGACCTGACCGCCCGTGCGCTGGCCGAGCCGCTGGAAAAAGCGCTGGGCCAGCCCATCATCGTCGAGAACAAGGTGGGAGCGGGTGGCAACATCGCCGCCGAGTACGTGGCGCGCGCCACCGATGGCTACACCTTCAGCGTGATGATCAACGGCAATATGACGATTGCCAAGATGCTCAATCCATCGATTCGCTACAACCCCTTGACCGATCTGCAGCCCGTCGGCCTGATTGGCGTGGCCCCGCTGGTGCTGGTCGCGCCTGCCAAGGCGCCTGAGGGCAAGGCCTTCTTTGAAGCCGCCACCCAAGCGGGCAACAGCTGGAGCTATGGCTCACCGGGCGTGGGCACCATCGGCCACCTGGGCATGGAACTGCTCAAGAGCCGTGCCAAGATCAAGCCCGAGCACATCCCCTACCCTGGCTACCCTCAGGTCTTCAACGGCATCCAGGGCGGCGATCTGCAGCTGTCCATGCTGCCGCCGGCGCTGGCGATGAACCAGATCCAGGCAGGCAAGCTGCGCGGCATTGGCGTGACCTCGGCCGCGCGCAGCCCCCTCGCACCCGGCTTGCCCAGCCTCAAGGAGCTGGGCATTGCCAACTACGACATGGAAATCTGGAACGCCGTGGCGGCCCCCAAGGCGATGCCCAAGGCCCATGTCGAAAAGCTGGCCCTGGCCGTGGGCGAGATCGTGCGCAGCCCCGAGATGCGCCAGAAGCTGGCACTGCAAGGCTGGCAGGCGGTGGGCAGCTCGCCCGAAGGCCTGAAGAACCGCATTGATGCCGATGTGAAGGCGCTGGGCACCATCATCGAAGAACAGAACATCCGCGCGCAATGA
- the rpoH gene encoding RNA polymerase sigma factor RpoH — MYRIDERTSSVTTHSGAATISTALAPANPWSLVPPLGNLDAYITAANRIPMLTPEEELGYAKKLKENGDVEAAGRLVLSHLRLVVSIARQYMGYGLPHGDLIQEGNVGLMKAVKRFDPDQGVRLVSYAMHWIKAEIHEYILKNWRMVKVATTKSQRKLFFNLRSMKQGFKAEAGMEDGAMHRETLSESEIDAMAAHLNVKREDVMEMETRLSGGDVLLDPSPSDDGEQAYGPIAYLADASHEPTAMIESRQRDYLATDGIQEALATLDERSRHIVEERWLKVNDDGSGGMTLHDLAAVYGVSAERIRQIESAAMKKMRKALAEYA; from the coding sequence ATGTATCGCATAGACGAAAGGACTTCTAGCGTGACAACTCATTCTGGAGCCGCCACCATTTCTACCGCACTGGCTCCTGCAAACCCATGGTCGTTGGTACCACCCCTGGGCAACCTGGACGCCTACATCACTGCGGCCAACCGTATCCCCATGCTCACCCCCGAGGAAGAGCTGGGATATGCCAAAAAACTCAAGGAAAACGGCGATGTCGAAGCCGCTGGCCGCTTGGTGCTGTCGCACCTGCGTCTGGTGGTGTCCATTGCGCGCCAGTACATGGGTTACGGCCTGCCACACGGCGATCTGATCCAGGAAGGCAATGTCGGTCTGATGAAGGCCGTCAAGCGCTTTGACCCGGACCAGGGCGTGCGCCTGGTCAGCTACGCCATGCACTGGATCAAGGCCGAGATCCACGAATATATTCTGAAGAACTGGCGCATGGTCAAGGTGGCGACCACCAAGAGCCAGCGCAAGCTGTTCTTCAATCTGCGCTCGATGAAGCAAGGCTTCAAGGCCGAAGCTGGCATGGAAGACGGTGCCATGCACCGCGAAACCCTGTCCGAGAGCGAAATCGACGCCATGGCTGCCCACCTCAACGTCAAGCGCGAAGATGTGATGGAGATGGAAACCCGCTTGTCGGGCGGTGATGTGCTGCTGGATCCCAGCCCCTCCGATGATGGCGAGCAAGCCTATGGTCCCATCGCTTATTTGGCGGATGCATCACATGAGCCAACCGCCATGATCGAATCGCGCCAGCGCGATTACTTGGCGACCGATGGCATCCAGGAAGCCCTTGCCACCTTGGACGAGCGCAGCCGCCACATTGTGGAAGAGCGCTGGCTCAAGGTGAACGACGATGGCTCGGGAGGCATGACCTTGCACGACCTGGCTGCCGTCTACGGCGTCAGCGCCGAGCGGATTCGCCAGATCGAATCGGCAGCGATGAAGAAAATGCGCAAGGCCTTAGCCGAGTACGCTTAA
- the cutA gene encoding divalent-cation tolerance protein CutA, whose protein sequence is MDNFAMMPGPAGVSFVAWASTTVDSESAAHTLAQAGVKARFAACAQVEKIHSHYWWDGQLQQGDEWRITWKTTPQRLTALQLLLMPLHPYALPQWLWGESQASPAYAAWVASEVGAPLQV, encoded by the coding sequence ATGGATAACTTTGCGATGATGCCTGGCCCTGCCGGCGTGAGCTTTGTGGCCTGGGCCAGCACGACGGTGGATAGCGAATCGGCCGCCCACACGCTGGCGCAGGCGGGGGTGAAAGCCCGTTTTGCTGCCTGCGCGCAGGTCGAGAAGATCCATTCGCACTACTGGTGGGACGGTCAGTTGCAACAGGGCGATGAATGGCGCATCACCTGGAAAACCACGCCGCAGCGCCTGACAGCCTTGCAGCTTTTGCTGATGCCACTGCACCCCTATGCCTTGCCGCAGTGGCTATGGGGTGAGAGCCAGGCCAGCCCTGCCTACGCGGCCTGGGTCGCCTCCGAAGTGGGTGCGCCGCTGCAGGTCTGA
- a CDS encoding DeoR/GlpR family DNA-binding transcription regulator — protein sequence MLQEDRFIRIQSLLASIDRLSTDRLIQDMQVSRETVRQDLLALESMGLVRRVHGGVARVTQDEPPFVQRQALRVAEKRAIAKAAVKRLQPGQMVFIDAGTTTSILAEELSLISRLVVVTNSITVALKLAGTQASAGASNAMRVVLLGGDTNPEIPCTYGEVTLNEIRRYRADVTLLSPVGISAQDGITFGNEHEASLATAMAEQSLSLVVLADYSKIGLRSRYAVACATANQTLITNAYSNNNEALAALDAQGVAVIPV from the coding sequence ATGCTGCAAGAAGACCGATTTATCCGCATCCAGTCACTGCTGGCCTCCATTGACCGGCTCAGCACCGACAGACTCATCCAGGATATGCAGGTCTCCCGCGAAACGGTACGCCAGGATCTGCTGGCACTCGAATCCATGGGCCTGGTGCGGCGCGTGCATGGCGGCGTCGCCCGCGTCACGCAGGACGAGCCCCCTTTTGTGCAGCGCCAGGCGCTGCGCGTGGCAGAGAAGCGCGCCATCGCCAAGGCAGCGGTCAAGCGCTTGCAGCCGGGCCAGATGGTGTTTATCGATGCCGGCACCACCACGTCCATCCTGGCCGAAGAGCTCAGCCTGATCAGCCGCTTGGTCGTCGTGACCAACTCCATCACCGTAGCCCTCAAGCTGGCCGGCACCCAGGCAAGCGCTGGTGCAAGCAACGCCATGCGCGTGGTGCTGCTGGGTGGCGATACCAACCCGGAAATCCCCTGCACCTATGGCGAGGTCACCCTCAACGAAATCCGGCGCTACCGTGCCGACGTCACCCTGCTCTCGCCCGTGGGCATCAGCGCGCAAGACGGCATCACTTTTGGCAACGAGCACGAGGCCAGCCTGGCCACGGCGATGGCCGAGCAATCCTTGTCGCTGGTGGTGCTCGCCGATTACAGCAAGATTGGGTTGCGCAGCCGCTATGCGGTGGCCTGCGCCACGGCCAACCAGACCCTGATTACCAACGCCTATTCCAACAACAACGAGGCATTGGCAGCCTTGGACGCCCAGGGCGTGGCCGTCATCCCTGTTTGA